A genomic stretch from Nodularia sp. NIES-3585 includes:
- a CDS encoding type I polyketide synthase encodes MNSPSSINQASVSQRLTQALKQAKIQLEEVERAKKEPIAIVGVGCRFPGGANDPETFWQILRDGVDTITPIPGDRWNVDEYYDPNPDTLGKIYTRKGGFLNQIDQFDPQFFGISPREAHSLDPQQRLLLEVTWEALENAGQPVQDLVGSNTGVFIGIGQNDYAQKQLNAGNPTRIGTYDGTGNGFCFASGRLSYILGLLGPNMAVDTACSSSLVSIHLACQSLRAGECNLALAGGVQLILSPEVTLFLSRAHALSPDGRCKTFDADANGYGRGEGCGILVLKRLSDAVANSDQILALIRGSAVNHNGISSGLTVPNKQAQEELIRQALANARVSPQEVDYVEAHGTGTILGDPIEVRALGTVYGKERSQERPLLIGSVKTNIGHLEAAAGVAGLIKVILALQHKHIPPHLHYQKPNPHINWQQLPIKVAQSLASWTSDKPRLAAVSSFGISGTNAHLILESAPEQQKLAIEEQRPLHLFTLTAKTPTALKQLAQSYINSLGSNPSLAIGDLCFSANTGRSHLGHRLSVVAASTAELEKKLTAFVNGQAVAGVSQKQISGNRSPKIAFLFTGQGSQYVNMGRQLYETHPGFRQTLDYCAEILQPYLERPLLEILYPPTAEESQLDAAESQLQATAYTQPALFALEYALYQVWKSWGIKPTVVMGHSVGEYVAACVAGVFSLEDGLKLIAHRARLMQSLQPNGTMVAVFAEEAQVQEVIQPYSNQVAIAAINGSQHYVISGESQAIEAIVAILQTKQITTKQLKVSHAFHSPQMEPMLAAFEQVARQITYSTPQIELISNLTGQPANQSIATPEYWCTHVRQAVQFATSVDTLIEKGCELLVEIGAKPTLLGMIRHCLTPEMMEQVALLPSLRANTDDWQQLLQSLGELYVHGVSIDWVEFDQYYSRSRLILPNYPFERQRYWIAASQRQFTTKIHPLLSSKFQSPLLKTTLFESDCSLDELPFLQDHKVYEQVVVPGAFHLALLLGASELTFNTKGSILQDVVFTQAMVMPETGGRKLHLSITPNEHSGSTFELISSPDQNANVKSSWTIHATGNCLPNHQSIDFIEPVSISDILARCPQEISGKDLYTKLSQRQIELGSSFQWLRSLWKGEQEILGKLELPDTLTDVEEYQLHPSLIDACFQLLVAILPTDGTETVVPFKIQQFRFYQRPQTSHLWAYAQIHGTETTNSNSLISDVQLLDETGQVIAEIEGFEGKIVTPESLLRQLQSDLYQDCYKVVWQPQSLDRTREILPQTTSRCWLILADQGGKGRSLAHYLAKDGDRCILVFPGSNYQNLASNHYQLNPAVAAEFQRLLTEISLPADATLEVVHLWSLDTNTSSATLSSALELSCGSGLHLVQAIAQNHSYKNVKLWLITQGAQAVSDHLTDVCVQQSAVWGLGQVIRLEHPNLHCVNLDLDPEEQAIDLYSLLTELAATNSEDQIAYRQGVRYIPRLVRLAAPTSEKPVEISADGSYLITGGLGALGLEVANWLSAQGARTLVLTGRKEADFAAQQIIQQIEETGTQVCVISADVSQPDSVAQLLQKIKQNLPPLRGIIHTAGVLDDGVLLQQTWERFQLVAAPKIAGAWNLHQLTQNISLDFFVCFSSVASLLGSPGQANYAAANAFLDALAHYRQGLGKSSLSINWGPWSEAGMATRLSNSQQQRWATQGITPIKPDKGLQTLEKLLQQYHAQVGVVAINWSEFGKQIAGQRTPSLISELMSSVRQQSQPSTYVVQKLPIRESWHNISPTERKQKLIKYVQSTVAHVLGLSANQLDNEQPLNTMGLDSLMTVELKNRLQADLGVDVPIAQLVEEVTIIDLVNIIQPQLEESQVDDAITSTLEITSTDSQELFNSQKIDLNNSAALLDQIEQLTDEQIDAWLHSLLT; translated from the coding sequence ATGAATAGTCCATCTTCTATTAACCAAGCAAGTGTATCTCAACGACTAACGCAAGCATTAAAGCAAGCCAAAATTCAATTAGAAGAAGTTGAACGTGCGAAAAAAGAACCTATTGCCATAGTGGGTGTAGGATGCAGATTTCCTGGTGGAGCAAATGATCCAGAAACTTTCTGGCAAATCTTGCGAGATGGAGTTGATACTATCACTCCAATTCCCGGAGATCGCTGGAACGTTGACGAGTATTATGACCCCAACCCTGATACACTAGGTAAAATTTATACTCGCAAGGGTGGATTTTTAAACCAGATCGATCAATTCGACCCGCAATTTTTTGGCATTTCTCCACGAGAAGCCCACAGTCTAGACCCTCAACAACGCTTGTTATTAGAAGTAACTTGGGAAGCACTGGAAAATGCCGGGCAACCAGTCCAAGATTTAGTAGGTAGCAATACAGGCGTTTTTATTGGCATTGGGCAAAATGATTACGCTCAAAAACAACTAAACGCTGGTAATCCTACCCGAATCGGTACTTACGATGGCACAGGCAATGGTTTTTGCTTTGCTTCCGGTAGGTTATCCTACATTCTGGGATTACTAGGGCCAAACATGGCGGTTGATACAGCTTGTTCTTCTTCTCTAGTCAGCATACATTTAGCTTGTCAAAGTTTGCGTGCGGGAGAATGCAATCTTGCCCTAGCAGGTGGAGTGCAACTGATTCTCTCACCAGAAGTAACTTTGTTTCTCTCCCGCGCCCATGCTCTTTCACCTGATGGTCGTTGTAAGACCTTTGATGCTGATGCTAATGGGTACGGCAGAGGAGAAGGTTGCGGAATTTTAGTCCTCAAGCGCCTTTCTGACGCTGTGGCGAATAGCGATCAGATATTGGCATTAATTCGCGGTTCCGCAGTTAATCATAATGGCATTAGTAGTGGCTTAACGGTTCCTAATAAACAAGCCCAAGAAGAATTGATTCGTCAAGCCTTAGCTAACGCTAGAGTCAGCCCCCAGGAGGTCGATTATGTAGAAGCTCACGGTACAGGAACTATATTAGGCGATCCGATTGAAGTAAGGGCTTTAGGAACTGTATATGGCAAAGAACGCAGTCAAGAACGCCCACTACTGATTGGTTCAGTAAAAACTAACATTGGGCATCTAGAAGCTGCTGCTGGTGTAGCTGGCTTAATCAAAGTAATCTTGGCATTACAACACAAACATATTCCCCCCCATCTCCATTACCAAAAACCTAATCCTCATATCAATTGGCAACAACTGCCGATTAAAGTTGCCCAATCCCTAGCTAGCTGGACTTCTGACAAACCTCGACTAGCTGCGGTAAGCTCTTTTGGAATCAGCGGTACTAATGCACATCTGATTTTAGAATCAGCACCCGAACAGCAGAAGCTAGCAATTGAAGAACAACGACCTCTGCATTTATTTACTCTAACTGCCAAGACACCCACAGCATTAAAGCAGTTAGCCCAAAGTTATATCAATTCTTTGGGTAGTAATCCATCCTTAGCAATTGGCGATCTCTGCTTTAGTGCCAACACCGGACGTTCTCACTTGGGTCATCGTTTGAGTGTTGTCGCCGCTTCCACAGCTGAACTTGAAAAAAAATTAACCGCTTTTGTCAATGGACAAGCTGTTGCAGGGGTCTCGCAAAAACAGATATCAGGTAATCGTTCACCTAAAATTGCTTTTCTATTCACAGGACAAGGCTCTCAGTATGTGAATATGGGAAGACAACTTTACGAGACCCATCCTGGTTTCCGGCAAACTCTAGACTATTGTGCAGAGATTTTGCAACCGTATTTAGAGCGGCCTTTACTAGAGATACTTTATCCACCAACCGCTGAAGAAAGCCAGTTAGATGCTGCCGAGTCTCAACTGCAAGCAACTGCTTATACGCAACCTGCTTTGTTTGCCTTGGAATATGCTCTTTATCAAGTTTGGAAATCTTGGGGGATTAAACCAACTGTAGTCATGGGCCACAGTGTAGGCGAGTATGTCGCTGCTTGTGTAGCTGGGGTGTTTAGCTTAGAAGATGGATTAAAACTCATTGCCCATCGCGCTCGTTTAATGCAGTCATTACAACCTAATGGCACAATGGTGGCAGTTTTTGCCGAGGAAGCGCAAGTTCAAGAGGTAATTCAACCTTACAGCAATCAAGTAGCGATCGCTGCTATTAATGGCTCCCAACATTATGTGATTTCTGGAGAGTCTCAGGCTATAGAAGCCATTGTTGCTATCTTACAAACCAAACAAATTACCACTAAGCAACTGAAAGTCTCTCATGCCTTTCACTCTCCCCAAATGGAACCGATGCTGGCAGCGTTTGAGCAGGTTGCCCGTCAAATCACCTACTCCACACCGCAGATAGAACTGATTTCCAACCTGACAGGACAACCAGCGAATCAATCCATAGCTACGCCAGAGTATTGGTGCACTCATGTCCGCCAAGCAGTGCAATTTGCTACTAGTGTTGACACCTTAATTGAGAAAGGCTGCGAGTTGTTGGTAGAAATTGGAGCTAAACCCACTTTGTTGGGTATGATCAGACACTGCCTCACCCCAGAGATGATGGAACAGGTGGCTTTGTTGCCGAGTTTGCGTGCTAACACTGATGATTGGCAACAGTTACTCCAAAGCCTGGGAGAATTATATGTGCATGGAGTCTCTATTGATTGGGTTGAGTTTGACCAATACTATTCTCGTTCCCGTTTGATATTGCCAAATTACCCCTTTGAGCGGCAACGCTATTGGATTGCAGCTAGTCAACGGCAATTTACAACTAAGATTCATCCCTTACTCAGTTCCAAATTCCAATCTCCTCTCTTAAAAACAACTTTGTTTGAATCAGATTGCAGTTTGGATGAATTGCCTTTCCTGCAAGACCACAAAGTTTACGAGCAAGTTGTTGTTCCGGGAGCTTTTCACTTGGCTTTGTTGCTGGGAGCGAGTGAATTAACTTTCAACACCAAAGGTTCTATTCTTCAAGATGTGGTGTTTACCCAAGCAATGGTGATGCCAGAAACCGGAGGGCGCAAGCTCCATTTATCTATCACTCCCAATGAGCATTCGGGGTCTACTTTTGAGTTAATTAGTTCGCCAGACCAAAATGCCAACGTCAAAAGTTCATGGACTATTCATGCTACAGGCAATTGCTTACCAAATCACCAGTCCATAGATTTTATCGAACCAGTATCTATTTCTGACATCTTGGCACGATGTCCACAGGAAATTTCTGGTAAAGACCTATACACCAAGCTATCCCAACGTCAGATTGAATTGGGGTCAAGTTTCCAATGGTTGCGATCGCTTTGGAAAGGCGAGCAAGAGATACTAGGTAAATTAGAACTGCCAGATACTTTAACAGATGTTGAAGAGTATCAATTACATCCCAGCCTCATTGATGCTTGCTTTCAATTGTTAGTGGCAATATTGCCTACAGATGGAACTGAAACAGTAGTTCCGTTTAAAATTCAGCAGTTCCGTTTTTACCAACGTCCGCAGACATCTCACTTGTGGGCATACGCTCAAATCCACGGAACCGAAACCACCAATTCTAATTCTTTGATCAGCGATGTTCAACTCTTAGATGAGACAGGACAAGTCATTGCCGAAATTGAGGGATTTGAAGGCAAAATCGTCACCCCAGAATCTTTACTGCGTCAGCTACAATCTGATTTATATCAGGACTGTTACAAAGTAGTTTGGCAACCTCAGTCACTTGACCGCACAAGAGAAATTCTTCCTCAAACTACTTCTAGATGTTGGCTGATTCTTGCTGATCAAGGTGGCAAAGGGCGCAGTTTAGCTCATTATTTGGCAAAAGACGGCGATCGCTGTATTCTGGTTTTCCCTGGTAGTAATTATCAAAATTTAGCTAGCAATCATTATCAACTTAACCCCGCAGTGGCGGCAGAGTTTCAACGTCTGTTGACTGAAATTTCTCTTCCTGCTGATGCAACCTTAGAAGTTGTTCATCTGTGGAGTTTAGATACTAATACTTCCTCAGCAACATTATCCTCTGCCTTAGAACTCAGTTGTGGTAGCGGATTGCATTTAGTGCAAGCAATCGCCCAAAATCATAGCTATAAAAATGTTAAACTTTGGTTGATTACCCAAGGCGCTCAGGCTGTCAGCGATCATCTAACTGATGTATGCGTACAACAGTCTGCTGTGTGGGGACTTGGCCAGGTTATACGTCTAGAACATCCAAATCTTCATTGTGTCAATTTAGATTTAGACCCTGAAGAACAAGCGATCGACCTTTATTCCCTATTAACAGAATTAGCCGCAACAAATTCAGAAGATCAAATTGCCTATCGTCAGGGAGTGCGCTATATTCCCCGATTAGTGCGATTGGCTGCTCCAACTTCGGAAAAACCAGTAGAAATCTCAGCCGATGGTAGTTATTTAATAACTGGTGGACTGGGAGCATTAGGGCTGGAAGTCGCTAATTGGTTATCTGCTCAAGGAGCGCGAACTCTAGTCTTGACAGGTAGGAAAGAGGCTGATTTTGCTGCACAGCAAATTATTCAACAAATCGAAGAAACAGGTACTCAAGTTTGTGTTATCTCAGCAGATGTTTCTCAACCAGATTCGGTTGCCCAACTTTTGCAGAAAATAAAACAGAATTTACCTCCTCTACGTGGTATAATTCACACAGCTGGTGTATTGGATGATGGGGTTCTATTACAGCAAACTTGGGAACGCTTTCAACTTGTAGCAGCACCAAAGATAGCAGGAGCCTGGAATCTCCATCAGTTAACCCAAAATATTTCCTTAGATTTCTTTGTCTGTTTTTCATCAGTAGCATCTTTACTAGGTTCGCCTGGCCAAGCTAATTATGCTGCTGCCAATGCCTTCTTAGATGCCTTAGCACACTATCGCCAAGGACTAGGTAAATCTAGCTTAAGTATCAACTGGGGGCCTTGGTCTGAAGCAGGGATGGCAACACGCTTGTCTAATTCTCAGCAACAGCGATGGGCGACTCAAGGTATTACGCCAATCAAACCAGACAAAGGTTTACAAACTCTAGAAAAGCTACTTCAACAGTACCATGCTCAGGTTGGAGTCGTAGCTATCAATTGGTCTGAATTTGGAAAACAGATTGCTGGTCAAAGAACACCATCTCTAATTTCTGAGTTAATGAGTTCTGTAAGACAGCAAAGTCAGCCTTCAACTTATGTTGTTCAAAAACTGCCAATTCGGGAATCATGGCACAATATTTCGCCCACTGAGCGAAAACAAAAGCTAATTAAATATGTTCAGTCTACTGTCGCTCATGTATTAGGGCTGAGTGCCAATCAACTCGATAACGAACAGCCTCTCAATACTATGGGACTAGATTCCTTAATGACAGTAGAACTAAAAAATCGCTTACAAGCTGATTTAGGAGTAGATGTTCCCATTGCTCAATTAGTTGAAGAAGTCACTATTATCGATTTGGTTAATATTATTCAACCACAATTAGAGGAATCGCAAGTAGATGATGCAATCACCTCAACGCTAGAGATAACATCAACAGATTCCCAGGAATTATTTAATAGTCAAAAAATTGACTTAAATAATTCAGCAGCATTGCTAGACCAAATAGAGCAGTTAACCGATGAACAAATTGACGCTTGGTTACATTCTTTATTGACTTAA
- a CDS encoding aminotransferase class I/II-fold pyridoxal phosphate-dependent enzyme, with translation MQTNLEQLSQLSSIEKRSLLAQLLKNSFTPKKTEGIPAEYYCFELSQEYQKLQNLLQSFERNGQVNPYFKAHEKINNNKTQIQGRELINFSSYNYLGMSGDPIVSQAAKAAIDQYGTSVSASRVVAGEIPLHQTLERELTKLVGAEDAIVYIGGHSTNVTTIGHLFGLKDLILHDSLIHNSAQLGSILSGATRIPFPHNNWQALDRILEQQRDRYQRVLIIIEGIYSVDGDIPDLPKFIEIKQRYKTFLMVDEAHSIGVLGKNGRGIGEFFAINTTDVDLWMGTLSKSFASCGGYIAGSRALIEYLKYTAPGFVYSVGISPPNAASALAAVHQLQAYPERVAQLHQRANLFLQLAQERKLNTGMSQGTPIIPIIVGNSLNCVQLSQLLFEQGISVMPMIYPSVPENAARLRFFISCTHTEEEIGFTVDTVAKSLAQIQQEKSS, from the coding sequence ATGCAGACAAACCTTGAACAATTATCACAGCTTTCATCAATAGAAAAGCGATCGCTCCTCGCCCAACTCCTAAAAAATAGTTTTACTCCCAAAAAAACAGAGGGTATTCCCGCCGAATACTACTGCTTTGAACTTTCTCAGGAATATCAAAAATTACAAAATCTTCTCCAAAGTTTTGAACGTAACGGACAAGTTAACCCCTACTTCAAAGCTCATGAGAAAATCAATAACAACAAGACTCAAATCCAAGGTCGAGAACTGATCAACTTCTCTAGCTATAACTACTTGGGGATGTCTGGAGATCCAATTGTCTCCCAAGCAGCAAAAGCAGCTATTGATCAATATGGCACTTCTGTTTCCGCTAGCCGTGTCGTAGCTGGAGAAATTCCCCTACACCAAACCCTAGAACGGGAATTAACAAAACTTGTAGGCGCTGAAGATGCCATTGTCTATATTGGCGGTCATTCTACAAACGTGACTACCATCGGTCACTTATTCGGTTTAAAGGATCTCATTCTGCATGATTCCTTGATTCATAATAGCGCTCAACTAGGCTCTATTTTGTCAGGAGCAACTAGAATTCCCTTCCCTCACAACAATTGGCAAGCATTGGATCGCATTCTCGAACAACAGCGCGATCGCTACCAACGAGTTCTCATTATTATCGAAGGCATTTATAGCGTAGATGGAGACATTCCCGACCTACCTAAGTTTATTGAAATTAAACAGCGTTACAAAACATTTTTAATGGTGGATGAAGCCCATTCCATTGGTGTTCTCGGCAAGAACGGACGAGGAATTGGTGAATTTTTTGCCATCAACACCACTGATGTAGACCTATGGATGGGTACTCTCAGTAAATCATTTGCCAGTTGTGGCGGATACATAGCTGGGTCGCGCGCTTTGATTGAATACCTCAAATATACCGCGCCGGGATTTGTCTATAGTGTAGGAATTTCCCCACCAAACGCAGCCTCAGCTTTAGCTGCTGTACACCAGTTACAAGCTTATCCAGAAAGGGTCGCACAACTGCATCAACGTGCCAACCTATTTTTACAACTTGCTCAGGAACGCAAGCTCAATACAGGAATGAGCCAAGGTACTCCCATCATCCCAATTATTGTTGGTAATTCCTTAAACTGCGTCCAACTATCTCAACTACTATTTGAACAAGGCATTAGTGTTATGCCGATGATTTATCCTTCTGTACCAGAAAACGCGGCTCGTTTGCGCTTCTTTATCAGTTGTACTCACACCGAAGAAGAAATTGGTTTTACCGTTGATACCGTTGCCAAATCATTAGCTCAAATTCAACAGGAGAAATCATCATGA
- a CDS encoding peptidogalycan biosysnthesis protein: protein MILDGKALTVIQSHSLRHTTQSEWNLPVFSQPLLDYELLNIIEKARVNNLQHFYFQLLNSQEALIGRANAYIALTDFATLESGMPPYLIQVIQNIKKLFPNFLAFNMLECGFFTTLGEGLEVSEPEYKPAAIQAVAQQMENITKSHKVDFLFFRDIPLEAYETYRKILMPMGYLPTLGFPNAVLELKQDNLAGFLKTFNSKERLKLKNSLLFKEKFNIECKTITDYKDLCPQLAKLWKNVYQGSTDYSREYLDEKFFYTCSQVLKKQSEIITFWAEEKLIAFMLNIFNRDEYFVLDWGVDYEFQHYRQANLYRAASVISIEQAMKHKKKRVAFGITNYIPKKLVNATIHPLVYFVKHTNNPLLTYALAVGMKGQIIQPDYGDFWQINPQLNQYQKLDSFIAQEQATLLKRGFFF from the coding sequence ATGATACTCGACGGGAAAGCTCTAACTGTTATTCAATCTCACAGCCTTAGACATACTACTCAAAGTGAATGGAATCTCCCAGTTTTTTCCCAACCACTACTGGATTATGAACTTTTAAACATTATTGAAAAGGCTAGAGTCAATAACTTACAGCATTTTTACTTTCAACTATTAAATTCTCAAGAAGCCTTAATTGGGCGGGCAAATGCTTATATAGCCTTAACAGATTTTGCCACACTAGAAAGTGGTATGCCTCCATATCTGATTCAGGTAATTCAGAATATCAAAAAGCTGTTTCCAAATTTTTTAGCATTTAATATGCTCGAATGTGGCTTTTTTACAACTCTAGGGGAAGGGTTAGAAGTATCAGAGCCTGAGTATAAACCAGCAGCTATCCAAGCAGTTGCTCAACAAATGGAAAATATAACTAAGTCTCATAAAGTTGATTTTCTCTTTTTTCGAGATATCCCCCTAGAAGCTTATGAAACTTATAGAAAAATTCTCATGCCAATGGGATACCTACCTACTTTAGGTTTTCCTAATGCTGTTTTAGAATTAAAGCAGGATAATTTAGCAGGATTTCTCAAAACCTTTAATAGTAAAGAACGTCTCAAACTTAAAAACAGTCTTCTCTTCAAGGAGAAATTTAATATTGAGTGCAAAACTATCACAGATTACAAAGATTTATGTCCGCAATTAGCTAAATTATGGAAAAATGTTTATCAGGGTTCTACAGATTATAGCCGCGAATATTTAGATGAAAAGTTTTTCTATACCTGTAGTCAAGTTCTCAAAAAACAAAGCGAGATAATTACATTTTGGGCTGAAGAAAAACTGATCGCTTTCATGCTCAATATCTTTAACCGTGATGAATATTTTGTTTTGGATTGGGGCGTTGATTATGAATTTCAACATTATCGCCAAGCTAATCTCTACAGAGCAGCATCGGTTATTTCCATTGAACAAGCAATGAAACATAAAAAGAAACGAGTTGCTTTTGGTATTACTAACTATATTCCCAAAAAATTAGTCAACGCAACTATTCACCCTTTGGTTTACTTTGTAAAACATACCAATAATCCCCTCTTAACCTATGCTTTAGCAGTAGGAATGAAGGGACAAATTATTCAACCAGATTATGGAGATTTTTGGCAAATCAATCCTCAATTAAATCAGTATCAAAAGCTAGATAGTTTTATTGCTCAAGAACAAGCTACTCTTTTAAAACGGGGATTTTTCTTTTAA
- a CDS encoding gluconate 2-dehydrogenase subunit 3 family protein: MVKQRAKGINRREFFLKLSQYFLAGSVLGRGIERGFASAQTASNPIPISGTAFTNDEFNIIKSITSIIIPTDENPGANETGIAEYVLQVFQQRGTETVTSIKGALATINAQAQQFFSATYNELTQQQKEQLVAIIAKAPEYAPFWVPLRTLAVLRFYSLPEGYKPAGLPGPNVDRGGFPSLGC; encoded by the coding sequence ATGGTGAAACAACGTGCAAAAGGTATAAATCGGCGGGAATTTTTCCTCAAACTGAGTCAATATTTTCTAGCGGGTTCTGTTTTAGGGAGAGGAATTGAACGGGGATTCGCTTCTGCTCAAACAGCCTCTAATCCCATCCCAATTAGTGGTACTGCTTTTACCAATGATGAATTTAACATTATTAAAAGCATTACTAGCATCATTATTCCTACTGATGAAAATCCTGGGGCTAATGAAACTGGAATTGCAGAATATGTTTTACAGGTGTTTCAGCAACGCGGTACGGAAACGGTTACATCAATTAAAGGCGCACTGGCGACTATTAACGCCCAAGCACAACAGTTTTTCTCAGCCACTTATAACGAATTAACTCAACAACAAAAAGAACAATTAGTGGCAATTATTGCTAAAGCTCCCGAATATGCACCTTTTTGGGTGCCATTGAGAACTTTAGCTGTTCTAAGATTTTATAGTTTACCAGAAGGATATAAACCAGCAGGTTTACCAGGTCCTAATGTTGATCGCGGTGGGTTCCCTTCATTAGGTTGTTAA
- a CDS encoding SDR family oxidoreductase — protein sequence MKLSKQTVLITGGSAGVGLELARKFKQHNNRVIICARNAEQLAKAAEEIGDIETIPCDLAKESDIYALVETLKNKVGELSILINNAGIQLNYNFTQVEPELTVKNVDWEIDVNLNAVIKLTTLCLPLLENQPQSAIVNVSSGLAIAPKRSAPVYCATKAAIHIFSKALRYQMEDKSPNIGVYEAILPLVDTNMTRGRGNGKISPKQVADEVFAAMERNRYEIHVGKVKLFVLIYRIWPQLAEKILRNG from the coding sequence ATGAAACTATCCAAGCAAACTGTATTAATTACGGGTGGAAGTGCAGGAGTTGGCTTAGAACTTGCTCGTAAATTCAAACAACACAATAATCGCGTCATTATTTGCGCCAGAAATGCTGAACAACTTGCCAAAGCGGCTGAAGAAATTGGTGATATAGAAACCATCCCATGCGACTTAGCAAAGGAATCTGATATTTATGCTTTGGTAGAGACCCTAAAAAACAAAGTGGGCGAGCTGTCCATTTTGATAAATAATGCGGGAATACAACTGAACTATAACTTTACTCAAGTCGAGCCAGAACTGACTGTCAAGAATGTTGATTGGGAGATTGATGTCAATCTGAATGCGGTGATCAAATTGACTACACTTTGCTTACCACTACTAGAGAATCAACCCCAAAGTGCAATTGTCAATGTATCTTCTGGTTTAGCGATCGCACCTAAACGTAGCGCACCTGTTTATTGTGCCACGAAAGCAGCAATTCATATTTTCAGCAAAGCTTTACGTTATCAAATGGAAGATAAATCTCCCAACATAGGAGTATATGAAGCAATTCTTCCCTTGGTAGATACGAATATGACAAGGGGACGAGGCAATGGAAAAATATCTCCCAAACAAGTGGCTGACGAAGTTTTTGCAGCAATGGAACGAAATCGATACGAAATCCATGTCGGTAAAGTCAAGTTGTTCGTTCTCATTTATAGAATTTGGCCTCAATTAGCTGAAAAAATTCTCCGTAATGGTTAA